The DNA sequence ACAAACGCGCGGTCAGCTTTCTGGGAGCTATCTATCTGGCCGCCTCGGTGATCCTCCTTAACTGATGACACTCCCTAGTCCACCGCCATCACCCTGGTGTTCACAAAATAGGCAAAATCGAACTGGGTTGTCTCCCCGACCCGTTTGCCGGGGATTGGCAGCAGCCGGGCCGAGAGCGGCTTGGCCAGCTTCCAGCCCAGAGCGGCCACATCGCTCAGCACGGCGGCCAGCTGATCGAGGCTCACGTCTCCGGCCAGCGGGATGGTATCGAGCCCGGTCCCGCACACCGCAGAGTAGCTGAGCAGACTGGACAGCCGCAGCACGCCCTGGTTGTTGCGCTCGGCCAGCCCGACATCTTCGAGCACCGGCAGCATCAGCCCGCTATAGCCACAGGCCTGGAGACGTGTTTCCTTGAGGGCTGTGGTAATCTGGGCCGCCACGGCCAAGGTCCCCGGCATCCCGAAACGGCCCAGGCCCAGGCGTTCAATCGCATAGGCAATGCTCGCCTCCGGACCGGGTCCGGGCGCCGGAGACAGGTCTATGCCGCGAAAAACAAAATCGGCCCCGTGGTGTCGCTGGGCGAGCTGCTGGAGCGGCTCGATCTGGCGTTCTAACTCGCCGACCAGGGCAGCCCGAAAATCGTCCAGATCCTGTCCGGGCTGGGCCGCCGCAGCCACAATATCGGCCGCCTCCAAGGCCAGACAAAAAGCCGGCTGCCCGTGGTGAAAAGCGGCCGGAAAAAAGGGGATATGGGGACCGCAGTTCAGCACGGCCGCAAAGCGCAGATTGCCGAATCCCTCGGCCGTGGTCC is a window from the Desulfurellaceae bacterium genome containing:
- a CDS encoding DUF711 family protein, producing the protein MKVRAITLGVDPGLPLQPDQIAAAGRFASSLRSECEAAGLEVQTVRLATPPFPAFLGDRTEAEVLSFVTDLEACCQANGIEYCSIGPIDPERASPHLFGLVPRLIAETSTVFTSAVLAEPGRPVRRSSAWAIGQTIQTIARTTAEGFGNLRFAAVLNCGPHIPFFPAAFHHGQPAFCLALEAADIVAAAAQPGQDLDDFRAALVGELERQIEPLQQLAQRHHGADFVFRGIDLSPAPGPGPEASIAYAIERLGLGRFGMPGTLAVAAQITTALKETRLQACGYSGLMLPVLEDVGLAERNNQGVLRLSSLLSYSAVCGTGLDTIPLAGDVSLDQLAAVLSDVAALGWKLAKPLSARLLPIPGKRVGETTQFDFAYFVNTRVMAVD